One part of the Nostoc sp. PCC 7120 = FACHB-418 genome encodes these proteins:
- the hisF gene encoding imidazole glycerol phosphate synthase subunit HisF codes for MLSKRILPCLDVKAGRVVKGVNFVDLKDAGDPVELAKVYNDAGADELVFLDITATHEDRDTIIDVVYRTAEQVFIPLTVGGGIQSLENVKALLRAGADKVSINSAAVRDPELIDRASDHFGNQCIVVAIDARRRVDPSNPGWDVYVRGGRENTGLDALSWAKEVEKRGAGELLVTSMDADGTQAGYDIELTRAIAESVEIPVVASGGAGNCEHIYTALTEGKAEAALLASLLHYGQLSVAEIKNYLHESQVPVRLYTQF; via the coding sequence ATGTTATCTAAAAGAATCTTACCTTGTTTAGATGTGAAGGCGGGACGGGTAGTTAAAGGAGTTAACTTTGTTGATCTTAAGGATGCTGGCGATCCTGTAGAACTGGCGAAGGTTTACAACGATGCTGGGGCTGATGAGTTAGTGTTTCTGGATATTACGGCTACTCATGAAGACCGAGATACTATCATTGACGTTGTTTACCGGACTGCCGAGCAGGTCTTTATTCCCCTGACTGTAGGTGGTGGTATTCAATCCTTAGAAAATGTTAAAGCTTTGTTACGCGCTGGGGCAGACAAGGTTAGTATTAACTCTGCGGCGGTACGTGACCCAGAATTAATTGATCGAGCGAGCGATCACTTTGGTAATCAGTGCATTGTTGTAGCAATTGATGCTAGACGCAGAGTAGATCCTAGTAATCCCGGCTGGGATGTTTACGTGCGTGGTGGTAGGGAAAACACTGGTTTAGATGCCTTATCATGGGCGAAGGAAGTAGAAAAGCGGGGTGCAGGAGAACTATTGGTAACAAGTATGGATGCTGATGGTACTCAAGCCGGTTATGATATCGAGTTAACACGGGCAATTGCTGAGTCAGTAGAAATACCAGTCGTTGCCTCCGGTGGTGCGGGTAACTGTGAACATATATACACTGCCTTAACTGAAGGGAAAGCGGAAGCTGCGTTATTGGCATCGCTGCTACATTATGGTCAACTCAGCGTGGCTGAAATTAAGAATTATTTGCACGAGAGCCAAGTTCCTGTCCGCTTATACACACAGTTCTAA
- a CDS encoding tetratricopeptide repeat protein — MIKLISVVLSLLVLFGWVTPVMAQSQQPWITQEQIEQGEEWKNQAFTATNKGDFVTAEKYWTRIIDNFPTNAGAWSNRGNSRVSQNKLQAALTDFNKAIELAPNVTDPYLNRGTALEGLGKWSEAIADYNHVLELDPNDAMAYNNRGNAKAGLGQWSEAIADYQKSFEIAPNFAFARANYAIALYETGQKDEAIREMRNIVRKYPNFADVRAALTAIYWVNGQQGEAESNWVAAYGLDTRYKDMNWVKNIRRWPPSMVSALDKFLQIK; from the coding sequence ATGATTAAGTTAATTAGTGTTGTTCTCAGCTTATTAGTTTTATTTGGCTGGGTTACACCAGTCATGGCACAATCTCAACAACCATGGATTACCCAGGAACAAATAGAACAAGGGGAGGAATGGAAAAATCAGGCATTTACTGCCACAAATAAAGGTGATTTTGTCACCGCAGAAAAGTATTGGACAAGAATTATTGATAATTTCCCTACTAATGCTGGGGCTTGGAGTAATCGGGGCAATTCGCGGGTGAGTCAGAATAAGTTACAAGCCGCGTTGACAGATTTCAACAAAGCTATAGAATTAGCCCCAAATGTTACCGATCCGTATTTAAATCGGGGTACAGCATTAGAAGGCTTGGGGAAATGGTCTGAAGCGATCGCCGATTATAATCATGTCTTAGAACTCGACCCCAACGATGCAATGGCCTATAACAATCGGGGTAATGCTAAAGCAGGTTTAGGGCAATGGTCTGAAGCGATCGCTGATTACCAAAAATCCTTTGAAATTGCCCCCAACTTTGCCTTCGCCCGCGCCAACTATGCTATTGCCCTCTATGAAACTGGGCAAAAAGATGAGGCAATCCGGGAAATGCGTAATATTGTTCGTAAATACCCCAACTTCGCAGATGTTCGCGCCGCCCTAACAGCTATCTACTGGGTAAACGGACAACAGGGTGAAGCCGAAAGCAACTGGGTTGCGGCTTATGGTTTAGATACCCGATATAAAGATATGAACTGGGTAAAAAATATCCGTCGCTGGCCGCCTAGTATGGTGTCAGCCTTAGATAAGTTTTTGCAAATCAAATAA
- a CDS encoding hybrid sensor histidine kinase/response regulator: MAQPLTVLIIDDCVEDRQVYRRYLQQDQEHNYTILEKDSGEEALELCRQLQPDVILLDFLLPDQDGLEFLAELQKLVKGSMPAIVMLTGYGNEAIAVQAMKSGVHDYLVKEQTTAERLRSTLHSAIIQTRLRQELSRSEEQLHNSQKFIKRIAETTPGILYVYDLVEKRNVYLNGKVGDLLGYTPQTIQDLGKEFLIKLMHPEDLVQLPQVFQQFDSAKDGDIIEHEYRMHHANGGWCWFFSRNSVFTRNADGSPRQIVGTAFDITARKQVEEELRSSNERFRLAAAAINALIYEWDVKKGTVTRTEGLTRILGYSVEEATPTIEWWQEQIHPEDQDFLVQQFQNLPVNQNRYTFEYRIRHKNKQYLYVLDQGVITRDENGQPVRVVGSTTDISDRKRAETERNQLLQLEKLARAEAEAANHTKDEFVAMVSHDLRSPLNAILGWSQLLRTRQLDETTFTRALETIERNAQSQSKLLEDLLDMSRVLRGKLQLEFCQVDLAAIIGVAIETAYPSAKAKNIHLKSVIDESIPLIPGDINRLLQVLGNLLSNAIKFTPPEGQITVQLSYTDSEAHITVTDTGIGIKSEFLPYVFDRYRQADCQHKQHGLGLGLAIARYLIELHGGAIHVTSPGEGQGTTFTIKLLLYK, encoded by the coding sequence ATGGCACAACCGCTAACCGTTCTAATTATTGATGATTGTGTTGAAGATCGCCAAGTTTATCGCCGCTATCTCCAGCAAGACCAAGAGCATAACTATACAATTCTGGAAAAAGACTCAGGAGAGGAAGCACTGGAATTATGTCGGCAGTTGCAACCTGATGTAATTTTATTAGACTTTTTACTGCCAGACCAAGATGGACTAGAATTTCTGGCTGAATTACAAAAGCTGGTCAAGGGAAGTATGCCAGCTATAGTCATGTTAACTGGTTACGGTAATGAAGCGATCGCCGTACAAGCAATGAAAAGTGGTGTTCATGACTATCTGGTAAAAGAACAAACAACAGCAGAACGTTTACGCTCAACTCTCCACTCAGCAATTATCCAAACGCGATTACGTCAAGAACTCTCCCGGAGTGAGGAGCAATTACACAATAGCCAAAAATTTATTAAACGCATTGCAGAAACCACTCCGGGAATTCTATACGTTTACGATTTAGTCGAAAAGCGCAATGTTTATCTCAATGGTAAGGTTGGAGATTTATTAGGTTATACTCCCCAAACGATTCAAGATTTGGGAAAAGAATTTCTCATCAAATTAATGCACCCTGAGGATTTAGTTCAACTTCCGCAAGTATTTCAGCAATTTGACTCAGCCAAAGATGGGGATATCATCGAACATGAGTATAGGATGCACCACGCTAATGGTGGATGGTGTTGGTTTTTTAGTCGTAATTCCGTGTTCACGAGGAATGCTGATGGTTCACCACGCCAAATAGTTGGTACAGCCTTTGATATCACTGCTCGTAAGCAAGTTGAAGAAGAACTGCGCTCTAGCAATGAACGTTTCCGACTAGCAGCCGCCGCCATTAATGCTCTCATTTATGAATGGGATGTAAAAAAAGGTACGGTGACCAGAACGGAGGGACTGACGCGGATTTTAGGCTACTCTGTGGAGGAAGCCACCCCAACTATTGAATGGTGGCAAGAGCAAATTCATCCTGAAGACCAGGATTTTTTGGTTCAGCAATTCCAAAATTTACCTGTTAATCAAAATCGTTATACTTTTGAATATCGCATTCGACACAAAAACAAACAGTATTTATACGTATTAGACCAAGGGGTAATCACCAGAGATGAAAATGGCCAGCCAGTGCGAGTAGTCGGCAGTACAACCGATATTAGCGATCGCAAACGTGCGGAAACAGAACGCAACCAACTATTGCAATTAGAAAAATTAGCTCGTGCAGAAGCGGAAGCCGCCAATCACACAAAAGACGAGTTTGTGGCCATGGTATCTCATGATTTGCGATCGCCTCTGAATGCAATTCTCGGTTGGTCACAATTGCTACGTACTCGCCAGCTTGATGAAACCACATTTACCCGTGCCTTAGAAACCATTGAACGCAATGCTCAATCACAGTCAAAACTTTTGGAAGACTTACTGGATATGTCTCGTGTCCTCAGAGGTAAGTTACAGTTGGAATTTTGCCAAGTAGATTTAGCTGCCATTATTGGTGTAGCAATTGAGACTGCTTATCCCTCAGCAAAAGCTAAGAATATTCATTTAAAGTCTGTGATAGATGAATCAATTCCACTGATTCCTGGTGATATCAATCGCTTGTTACAAGTTTTAGGCAATCTGCTCTCAAATGCGATTAAGTTCACACCCCCAGAGGGACAGATCACAGTCCAACTATCATATACAGACTCTGAAGCCCATATCACGGTTACTGATACAGGTATTGGTATTAAGTCAGAATTTTTACCCTACGTTTTTGATCGCTACCGTCAAGCAGACTGCCAACATAAACAACATGGTTTGGGTTTAGGGTTAGCGATCGCCCGTTATCTCATAGAATTACACGGTGGGGCGATTCATGTCACTAGCCCTGGTGAAGGACAAGGAACTACTTTCACTATTAAATTACTTTTGTATAAATAA
- a CDS encoding response regulator codes for MIGNNTQPLLVIEDSDEDFEAFQRVMQREVVLNPVFRCTDGEDALDFLYHAGAYLNLEMAPCPSIILLDLNLPGTDGREVLAQIKQDHNLRHIPVIVLTTSCNPKDIEICYRYCVASYILKPIDINRLVKTIHSFLTYWLDIVILPDAVSN; via the coding sequence ATGATTGGTAACAACACCCAACCTTTATTAGTAATTGAAGATAGCGACGAAGACTTTGAAGCCTTCCAGCGAGTCATGCAACGAGAAGTAGTGTTAAATCCTGTTTTTCGTTGCACTGATGGCGAGGATGCTTTAGATTTTCTCTACCATGCAGGAGCTTATCTCAACCTGGAAATGGCTCCTTGTCCCTCGATTATTTTGCTTGATCTTAATTTACCGGGAACTGATGGACGAGAAGTATTAGCCCAAATTAAACAGGATCATAACCTGAGACATATTCCTGTGATTGTCCTCACAACTTCTTGTAATCCTAAAGATATTGAAATATGTTACCGATATTGCGTCGCTAGTTATATCCTTAAGCCTATAGATATAAACCGTTTAGTTAAAACAATTCACAGTTTTTTAACTTACTGGTTAGATATTGTGATTCTTCCTGATGCTGTTAGCAATTAG
- a CDS encoding SDR family NAD(P)-dependent oxidoreductase, translating into MSTALITGASGGIGKAFAQELAARQTNLVLVARSQHKLHQLAQELQQQHKIQVDVIAKDLTEIDAVADVFDITKSKGLTIDCLINNAGFGDYGDFAQSDRTRQIKIIQLNVLALVDLTHRFLPLMRQNRSGSIINVASIAGFQPIPYLSVYAASKAFIVSFSEALWAENRQYGVRVLVTCPGPTETDFFAEANFPQALVETTNKVMSSEEVVLKSLKALENWEPTVIISDTSTQLRSNVARLVPRKTLLSLLAKHFKA; encoded by the coding sequence ATGTCAACTGCTTTAATTACGGGTGCTTCTGGTGGTATTGGTAAAGCCTTTGCTCAAGAATTAGCTGCACGTCAGACCAATCTTGTACTTGTGGCGCGATCGCAACATAAGTTACATCAATTAGCTCAAGAATTACAACAGCAACACAAAATTCAAGTAGATGTAATCGCTAAAGACTTAACAGAAATAGATGCGGTCGCGGATGTATTTGATATAACAAAAAGCAAAGGATTGACGATCGATTGTTTAATTAACAATGCTGGCTTTGGTGATTATGGTGACTTTGCTCAAAGCGATCGCACAAGACAAATTAAAATTATCCAGTTAAACGTTTTAGCATTGGTAGATTTGACCCATAGATTCTTGCCTTTAATGCGTCAAAACCGTTCGGGAAGTATTATTAACGTCGCTTCCATTGCAGGCTTTCAACCGATACCTTATCTTTCAGTGTATGCAGCGAGTAAGGCTTTTATTGTCAGTTTTAGTGAAGCTTTATGGGCAGAAAATCGCCAATATGGTGTTCGTGTTTTAGTTACTTGTCCAGGCCCAACGGAAACTGACTTTTTTGCTGAGGCTAATTTTCCCCAGGCTTTGGTGGAAACCACCAATAAGGTAATGAGTTCTGAGGAAGTTGTCTTGAAATCACTCAAAGCCTTGGAAAACTGGGAACCAACTGTAATTATTAGTGATACCAGTACCCAACTGAGAAGCAATGTGGCTAGACTTGTGCCGCGCAAAACTTTGCTTAGTCTTTTAGCTAAACATTTCAAAGCTTAG
- a CDS encoding HetP family heterocyst commitment protein: MSYHINSSQNRFHKIITTEQLNQVIEAITDGRYSWACVLILRFVGYNPLHFIPQRTYSRLMKDNRQVANIPGSLNNGKSISANSPITNSSVVNKASTQDLNQSNNSDYLTTPEPDKRGNIPGYLETKMAVMYSRNQ, from the coding sequence ATGAGCTACCACATAAATTCTTCCCAAAATCGGTTTCACAAAATAATTACGACTGAACAATTGAATCAAGTCATCGAAGCTATTACTGATGGAAGATATTCTTGGGCTTGTGTTTTAATTTTACGTTTTGTTGGGTACAATCCTCTTCACTTTATTCCCCAACGGACTTATAGCCGTCTTATGAAGGACAATAGACAAGTTGCCAATATACCTGGTTCATTAAATAATGGAAAATCCATAAGTGCCAATTCCCCCATAACTAACTCTAGCGTAGTTAATAAAGCTTCTACTCAGGATTTAAACCAGTCGAATAATTCTGATTACTTAACCACTCCTGAACCAGATAAGAGGGGAAATATTCCAGGGTATTTAGAAACAAAAATGGCAGTAATGTATAGCCGGAATCAATAG
- a CDS encoding photosystem II S4 domain protein, whose product MLPREELLKGVENRDSVARVIDQAEQAIKTWEVVVTDFLSPPELAEIQRVFSRLTDVQLVAWGGYPQAERQRLAIARAELPLDQSQVSLLVLEIAGNFLFDSATHRDFLGAMLGTGIVREKTGDIIVLGERGAQAIVVPELAEFLQIHLNQVRSVPVKTQPIELTELKVREPKKKELTTVEASLRLDAIASAGFGMSRSKMVDFIDSGDVRVNWKEVTQASSQVKSGDLIAIRGKGRLEVGEIAVTKKERYRVQLTRYM is encoded by the coding sequence CTCGTGTAATTGATCAAGCAGAGCAAGCTATTAAGACTTGGGAAGTGGTTGTGACAGATTTTTTGTCTCCGCCAGAGTTGGCAGAGATTCAACGGGTGTTTAGTCGGTTAACAGACGTGCAGTTGGTGGCTTGGGGTGGATATCCGCAAGCAGAACGCCAAAGATTAGCGATCGCCCGTGCTGAGTTACCCTTAGATCAATCTCAAGTTAGTCTTTTGGTGCTTGAAATCGCTGGTAATTTCCTATTTGACTCGGCGACTCACCGCGATTTTTTAGGCGCAATGCTGGGAACGGGGATTGTCAGGGAGAAAACTGGCGATATTATTGTTCTGGGTGAACGGGGAGCGCAAGCCATCGTTGTTCCAGAGTTGGCAGAATTTTTGCAAATTCATCTTAATCAGGTGCGTTCTGTTCCTGTAAAAACCCAACCCATTGAGCTAACTGAGTTAAAAGTTCGGGAACCGAAAAAGAAAGAATTGACTACAGTGGAAGCTTCTTTACGGTTAGATGCGATCGCCTCTGCTGGTTTTGGGATGTCCCGTAGTAAGATGGTAGACTTCATTGATTCCGGTGATGTCCGTGTCAATTGGAAAGAAGTCACCCAAGCTAGTTCACAAGTAAAATCGGGTGACTTAATCGCCATTCGCGGTAAAGGACGCTTAGAAGTTGGAGAAATTGCCGTGACGAAAAAAGAACGTTATCGCGTCCAACTCACCAGGTATATGTAA
- a CDS encoding cation diffusion facilitator family transporter gives MAYDNRAVVRKVLLITLLLNLFVMGLKAFVGYLTGSLSLLADALHSVTDSANNILGLFASSFSSPYPDREHPYGHHKFEAVGALGIAAFLGIACFEILQGAIERILKGGAPVRISPPELWLLLIVLGVNIFVAFYERNEGKRVGSQILIADATHTMSDVWVTISVIFGLIGVWLGYQWLDIVLAFPVALLVFWSGWSVLKENLPWLVDQMAIAPEAIHAIAVAVPGVINCHDIASRGVLGRQIFMEMHLIVDAPDVETAHRITEEVERRLEERFSPVRIIIHVEPPNYESEQISFETGSK, from the coding sequence ATGGCTTACGATAACCGTGCGGTGGTACGCAAAGTTTTATTGATTACCCTACTGCTCAACTTGTTTGTTATGGGGTTAAAAGCATTTGTAGGGTATTTAACTGGTTCTCTCAGCTTGTTAGCCGATGCGTTGCATAGTGTGACAGATAGTGCTAACAATATTCTCGGATTATTCGCCAGTAGCTTTTCTTCTCCATATCCCGATCGCGAACATCCTTACGGACACCACAAATTTGAAGCTGTGGGTGCTTTGGGAATCGCCGCCTTTTTAGGAATAGCCTGCTTTGAAATTCTCCAAGGTGCGATTGAGCGTATTCTCAAGGGTGGCGCACCTGTCAGAATTTCACCGCCTGAGTTGTGGTTGTTGCTGATTGTTTTGGGCGTAAATATTTTTGTGGCGTTCTATGAACGTAATGAAGGTAAGCGGGTAGGTAGTCAAATCTTAATCGCCGATGCGACTCATACTATGAGTGATGTGTGGGTAACAATCTCAGTAATATTTGGTTTGATTGGGGTTTGGCTTGGGTATCAATGGCTAGATATAGTGTTAGCTTTTCCGGTGGCGTTGTTGGTATTTTGGAGTGGTTGGTCAGTGTTAAAAGAGAATTTACCTTGGTTGGTGGATCAAATGGCGATCGCACCAGAAGCCATACACGCGATCGCCGTTGCTGTACCTGGGGTAATTAATTGTCACGATATCGCCTCACGGGGTGTCCTTGGTCGTCAAATCTTCATGGAAATGCACTTAATAGTTGATGCGCCAGATGTGGAAACGGCTCATCGCATCACCGAAGAAGTCGAAAGACGACTAGAAGAACGCTTCAGTCCAGTCAGGATTATCATTCACGTCGAACCACCAAACTATGAGTCTGAGCAAATCAGTTTTGAAACGGGATCGAAATAG
- the ruvB gene encoding Holliday junction branch migration DNA helicase RuvB produces the protein MAIISSKKQPPEPNGQPNKRPESAPSVPKEKVLQPEAAIDEQGKQEESIRPQRFADYIGQKDLKDVLDIAIKAAKSRGEVLDHLLLYGPPGLGKTTMAMILASEMGVNYKITSAPALERPRDIVGLLVNLKPGDILFIDEIHRLSRMTEEILYPAMEDYRLDITVGKGSSARIRSIPLSKFTLVGATTRVGALTSPLRDRFGLIQKLRFYEVDELSQIVLRSAQLLQTQVTDDGATEIARRSRGTPRIANRLLKRVRDYAQVKSCAEVSQNIAAEALQLFQVDPCGLDWTDRRMLSVIIEQFNGGPVGLETIAAATGEDTQTIEEVYEPYLMQIGYLSRTPRGRTATKAAYKHMGFTPPNEQLSLL, from the coding sequence ATGGCGATCATCTCCTCAAAAAAACAGCCCCCAGAACCCAACGGACAACCAAACAAGCGCCCGGAGTCAGCACCATCCGTTCCCAAAGAGAAGGTTTTGCAACCTGAAGCTGCTATTGATGAGCAAGGTAAGCAAGAAGAAAGTATCAGACCACAAAGATTTGCCGACTACATCGGGCAGAAAGACCTGAAAGACGTGCTGGACATTGCCATCAAAGCAGCCAAGTCGCGGGGTGAAGTTTTGGATCACTTGCTACTGTATGGCCCGCCAGGATTGGGTAAAACAACAATGGCAATGATATTAGCTTCGGAAATGGGAGTCAATTACAAAATCACTAGTGCGCCTGCTTTAGAACGTCCCAGGGATATTGTCGGGCTACTAGTGAACCTCAAACCCGGTGATATTTTATTTATTGATGAAATCCATCGACTTTCGCGGATGACCGAAGAAATTCTCTATCCGGCAATGGAAGACTACCGCTTAGATATCACGGTGGGTAAAGGTTCCAGCGCCCGGATTCGGAGTATACCTTTGTCCAAGTTTACCTTAGTGGGGGCAACAACCCGCGTGGGTGCATTAACTTCACCACTGCGCGATCGCTTCGGCTTAATTCAAAAACTGCGCTTTTACGAAGTTGACGAACTCAGTCAAATAGTCCTGCGGAGCGCTCAGTTACTCCAAACCCAAGTTACCGACGACGGAGCCACAGAAATTGCCCGTCGTTCACGGGGAACACCACGTATTGCCAATCGCTTACTTAAACGCGTCCGCGATTATGCACAGGTAAAATCCTGTGCAGAAGTTAGCCAAAACATTGCCGCCGAAGCACTACAGCTATTTCAAGTAGACCCATGCGGACTCGATTGGACAGACCGCCGAATGCTCAGTGTGATTATCGAGCAGTTTAACGGTGGCCCCGTAGGTTTAGAAACAATCGCCGCCGCTACCGGAGAAGATACCCAAACAATAGAAGAAGTATACGAACCTTACCTGATGCAAATTGGCTATCTCAGTCGGACTCCCCGTGGTCGCACAGCCACCAAAGCCGCATATAAACACATGGGCTTTACACCACCAAATGAGCAGCTATCTTTACTGTAG
- a CDS encoding ATP-binding protein — protein sequence MNINDITIPFQVDLSNCSKEPIHIPGLIQPHGVLLVLQEVDLTILQVSNNTFNILGRHPEQLLNQHLSCLLEAEQLSLLKDCLAQEDLQIINPLEFIIKSHNESISFDVIAHRSNNLLILELEANLSDKTHSFFRFYHLVKLAMLKLQGTATTTEISQILAQEVRKITGFDRVMVYRFDEQWNGKVIAEVKPEYLTSYLGLNYPASDIPQQARKLYSQNWLRLIPDAKYQPVPIVPINNPLNDQPLDLSRSVLRSVSPLHIEYMQNMGVTASMSISIMKNQKLWGLIACHHQSPKYIPYEIRSACEFLGQMTSVEMSAKEDSEDTEDKIQVKSVHSKLVQYMSAENDFINALIDHQPNILDLVKAQGAAVCFNGNSCTVGQVPPMPDIQVLVEWMSQNIHEEIFATDSLATVYPDAEKLRDVASGLIALSISRSQKNYILWFRPEVVRTVDWGGNPHKPVEVIANGEIRLSPRKSFDLWKETVLLKSQPWKSHEVNAALELRSAIIGIVLQKADELAQLNIELERSNQELDAFAYIASHDLKEPLRGIHNYSNFLMEDYGEIIDAPGKEKLLTLIRLTQRMEDLIDSLLHFSRLGRVDLSMQDTDLNEIVHRILDMLSGRIEETGVEIRILQLLPVVYCDRIQIGEVFSNLIANSIKYNDKANKWIEIGYIDNPPLPPTFYVRDNGIGIREKHFETIFRIFKRLHSPSKYGGGTGAGLTIAKKIVERHGGKIWVESTYGEGSTFYFTLQDV from the coding sequence GTGAACATCAACGATATCACTATTCCCTTTCAGGTAGACCTCAGTAACTGTAGCAAAGAGCCAATTCATATTCCTGGGTTAATTCAACCTCATGGAGTACTTTTAGTATTACAAGAAGTAGACTTAACGATTCTGCAAGTTAGTAATAATACATTCAATATTTTGGGAAGACATCCCGAACAGTTACTCAATCAACATTTAAGCTGTTTACTAGAAGCGGAACAACTTAGTTTATTAAAGGATTGTTTGGCACAGGAAGATTTACAAATTATTAATCCCCTGGAATTTATTATAAAATCCCATAACGAAAGCATTAGTTTTGATGTTATTGCCCATCGTTCTAATAATTTGTTAATTTTAGAATTAGAAGCTAATTTATCAGACAAAACCCATTCGTTTTTCCGATTTTATCACCTTGTAAAACTAGCGATGCTAAAACTACAAGGTACAGCAACCACAACAGAAATCAGCCAGATATTAGCTCAAGAAGTCCGGAAAATTACTGGCTTTGATAGAGTGATGGTTTATCGTTTTGATGAACAGTGGAATGGTAAAGTTATTGCCGAAGTAAAACCAGAATATCTTACATCTTATTTAGGGTTAAATTATCCAGCATCTGATATTCCACAACAAGCTAGAAAACTCTATAGCCAAAACTGGCTGAGGTTAATCCCAGATGCTAAATATCAACCAGTACCAATTGTTCCCATTAATAATCCCCTCAATGACCAGCCTTTAGATTTAAGTCGCTCAGTTCTTCGCAGCGTCTCCCCATTACACATTGAATATATGCAGAATATGGGCGTGACAGCTTCTATGTCGATTTCAATCATGAAAAATCAGAAGTTATGGGGACTCATTGCCTGCCATCATCAATCACCAAAATATATACCCTATGAAATACGGAGCGCCTGTGAATTTTTAGGACAAATGACTTCTGTAGAAATGAGTGCCAAAGAAGATAGTGAGGATACAGAAGATAAAATTCAAGTGAAATCGGTGCATAGCAAATTAGTACAATATATGTCGGCTGAAAATGACTTTATTAATGCCTTAATTGACCATCAGCCGAATATACTTGACCTGGTAAAAGCACAAGGAGCAGCAGTTTGTTTTAACGGTAATTCTTGTACAGTTGGTCAAGTTCCTCCCATGCCAGATATTCAAGTTCTTGTGGAATGGATGAGTCAAAATATACATGAGGAGATTTTTGCCACAGATTCACTCGCAACAGTTTACCCAGATGCCGAAAAATTACGGGATGTGGCTAGCGGCTTGATAGCGCTTTCTATTTCTAGAAGTCAGAAAAACTATATTTTATGGTTTCGGCCAGAGGTGGTAAGAACTGTAGATTGGGGAGGAAATCCTCATAAACCTGTAGAAGTTATAGCAAATGGTGAAATACGCCTATCACCTCGCAAGTCTTTTGATTTATGGAAAGAAACTGTACTTTTAAAATCACAACCGTGGAAATCTCATGAAGTGAATGCAGCACTAGAGTTAAGAAGCGCAATTATTGGTATAGTGTTGCAAAAAGCGGATGAACTAGCACAGCTCAATATTGAACTGGAACGCAGCAATCAGGAACTAGATGCTTTTGCTTATATCGCTTCTCACGATTTGAAAGAACCACTAAGGGGAATTCATAATTATTCTAATTTTTTGATGGAAGATTATGGCGAAATTATCGATGCACCAGGAAAGGAAAAGTTACTCACCCTGATTCGTCTCACCCAACGGATGGAAGATTTGATTGATTCGCTGCTGCATTTTTCCCGTTTGGGACGGGTTGATTTATCCATGCAGGACACCGACCTCAATGAAATTGTGCATCGCATTCTAGATATGTTAAGTGGGCGAATTGAGGAGACAGGGGTGGAAATTAGGATTTTACAATTACTGCCTGTAGTGTACTGCGATCGCATCCAAATCGGCGAAGTCTTCAGTAATCTGATTGCCAACTCCATCAAATACAATGACAAAGCCAACAAATGGATTGAAATTGGCTACATCGACAATCCACCGCTACCACCCACATTTTACGTGCGAGATAATGGCATTGGTATTCGAGAAAAACACTTTGAAACTATTTTCCGCATCTTCAAACGACTACACAGCCCTAGCAAATATGGCGGTGGTACAGGTGCAGGACTCACCATAGCCAAAAAAATTGTCGAACGACACGGCGGTAAAATTTGGGTGGAGTCAACCTACGGCGAAGGTAGTACGTTTTATTTCACGCTGCAAGATGTGTAG